A single Dermacentor albipictus isolate Rhodes 1998 colony chromosome 3, USDA_Dalb.pri_finalv2, whole genome shotgun sequence DNA region contains:
- the LOC139057126 gene encoding DNA-binding protein RFX6-like gives MNVVQVHAMKQKSSRKRKVVESDHRNRDTLEWVSANYIASPGVCLPRCTLYQHYLDHCRRSAKPPMGAAAFGKLIRQKFPAVTTRRLGTRGQSRYHYYGIGLKPTSFYYDQVYCGKDITRFSGQKVKGIEGDQLKQVEPYTSHKKWTFIPDIRDLTATDCVDSIKAEGFLSMYRAHCCSLLDAILIADFKAVQDMVLHFWGSLQEAFLPLLHSTTVCGLISVWDDYLYVAMQEILTPREIQELPQSFQQELNLFISQLPDWLRNVIPPSLLRQTKIQVLQEWTKVFRREMSFTKLAQSCRSVLSNACYTQRMLEDLSKLVMDETVEEAFACLQNGRTASALGVAELLSLLKKHASVEDLTEWMDMALDNAVTDAGYSGTTHSRSIVYRDFMLSWMLLFSAIMRHLTLSRAQSFGHVHMLRVMIEEYMLLAFETSVSKEARLQRQEKLLTCTKDADAVRTRMATSYAAVIFQRAC, from the exons ATGAACGTTGTCCAAGTACACGCAATGAAGCAGAAGTCATCGAGGAAGCGTAAAGTCGTGGAAAGCGACCACCGCAATAGGGACACGTTAGAATG GGTGTCGGCCAACTACATTGCATCGCCGGGCGTGTGCCTTCCGCGATGCACCTTGTACCAGCATTACCTGGACCACTGCCGCCGGAGTGCGAAACCGCCGATGGGAGCCGCGGCATTCGGGAAG CTCATACGACAGAAGTTCCCGGCCGTTACGACCAGGAGGCTCGGAACGAGGGGACAGTCACG GTATCACTATTACGGTATAGGCCTAAAACCGACGTCCTTCTACTATGATCAAGTGTACTGCGGCAAAGACATTACAAG GTTTTCAGGCCAGAAGGTCAAGGGCATTGAG GGCGATCAGCTCAAACAAGTAGAGCCTTACACAAGCCACAAGAAATGGACGTTTATTCCGGACATTCGAGACTTGACTGCAACGGACTGTGTCGATTCAATAAAG GCGGAGGGCTTTCTTTCAATGTACCGGGCACACTGTTGCAGCCTTCTTGATGCCATTCTGATAGCTGACTTCAAAGCA GTTCAAGATATGGTACTTCACTTCTGGGGCAGCCTTCAGGAAGCGTTCTTGCCATTGCTCCATAGCACCACTGTGTGTGGCCTTATCTCTGTGTGGGACGACTATCTCTACGTG GCGATGCAAGAGATTCTGACACCCAGAGAGATCCAGGAACTACCGCAAAG TTTTCAACAGGAACTCAACCTTTTCATAAGCCAGCTGCCCGACTGGCTCCGCAATGTTATTCCACCTTCGTTATTACGGCAAACAAAGATTCAAG TGCTTCAGGAATGGACCAAAGTTTTCAGGCGAGAGATGTCGTTTACAAAACTGGCTCAG TCATGCCGAAGCGTGCTATCGAACGCCTGCTACACCCAGCGCATGTTGGAAGATTTGAGCAAGCTTGTCATGGATGAAACCGTCGAAGAAGCCTTCGCCTGTCTTCAAAACGGCCGAACGGCGTCAGCGCTAG GAGTTGCTGAGCTGCTCTCGCTCTTGAAAAAGCACGCCTCAGTTGAAGACTTGACAGAATGGATGGACATGGCTCTCGACAACGCTGTTACG GATGCAGGATATAGCGGCACCACACATAGTCGTAGCATTGTATACAGAGATTTCATGCTTTCTTGGATGCTGCTTTTCTCAGCCATCATGAGGCACTTGACCCTGTCCCGGGCTCAGAGCTTCG GTCATGTCCACATGTTACGCGTCATGATAGAGGAGTACATGCTACTCGCGTTCGAGACGTCCGTTAGCAAAGAAGCcagactccaaaggcaggagaaGCTGCTAACATGCACCAAAGATGCAG ATGCTGTGCGCACGAGAATGGCAACTTCGTACGCAGCTGTGATTTTTCAGCGTGCATGCTGA